In one Fusarium keratoplasticum isolate Fu6.1 chromosome 5, whole genome shotgun sequence genomic region, the following are encoded:
- a CDS encoding N-acetyltransferase domain-containing protein has translation MPSTYCIRPGTFSDVDDAAVLYTQSFANEALLDYMFPDRAVDPTAFHTWISRRFWMRYWTPEYVLTILDASDGKGKVKPVGFSWWHRPTESLSFRERWLSPYAWLAPFMQSLLNLQSYIAPIPGLDHHRVTIYDRVFATLEPTILHSPRRRSAWYLSSLGVSPELQGSGYGSLLLRAGLQEADRAGVATWLVGLRGLDDFYSRFGYVEVARANVGELKDWDGGVIMFRGE, from the exons ATGCCCTCAACGTACTGCATCCGCCCCGGAACATTCTCCGACGTCGATGACGCCGCCGTGCTCTACACCCAGAGCTTTGCAAACGAGGCTCTTCTCGACTATATGTTTCCCGACCGTGCCGTCGACCCGACCGCCTTCCACACCTGGATCTCCCGCCGCTTCTGGATGCGCTACTGGACGCCCGAGTATGTCCTTACCATACTCGATGCTTCCGACGGGAAGGGAAAGGTCAAGCCTGTGGGCTTTTCCTGGTGGCACCGCCCAACCGAGTCCCTTTCTTTTCGTGAGCGGTGGCTATCTCCTT ACGCATGGCTTGCTCCCTTCATGCAGTCTCTGCTCAACCTCCAGTCGTACATCGCCCCAATCCCCGGGCTCGACCATCACCGCGTCACCATCTACGACCGTGTCTTCGCCACCCTTGAGCCCACCATTCTGCactctcctcgccgtcgcTCTGCCTGGTATCTCTCCAGTCTAGGTGTTTCGCCCGAATTGCAGGGCAGCGGCTACGGTTCCTTGCTGCTCCGTGCCGGCCTGCAAGAGGCCGACCGTGCCGGCGTTGCCACCTGGCTCGTGGGCTTGCGTGGCCTGGATGATTTTTACTCCCGTTTCGGCTATGTCGAAGTTGCGAGGGCCAATGTTGGAGAATTGAAAGATTGGGATGGTGGCGTTATCATGTTCAGGGGAGAGTGA
- a CDS encoding SPX domain-containing protein, which translates to MKFGQHLERESVPEWSLHNLDYNSLKHEIKVHTTRDQATAMAIPGHKDEALTRFEDGLYMELGRQHERLHLFVCSKADEISRRLEHLAKSINRWASKPQDEMTEDSAIKHQRRFAKYERELLRCGGDIQALERFVKAQTVAFRKITKKYKKWTGSTTLGTRLYENILSDPKSFTRRDFSPLQQRYDEITCTLHAAAPVLSEPSSPESLAQSYRRNSLAASYNSNAYPSEQPSSRPRPEFDVLPPPQIPERVKYWNEYDDGSECAGDDDGYAIYINPDDDTSFPGFDYLHTIFKGPLEKAKRWFKPNRHGERQSLLGANHSPNQYSSTAFNSESDEEGGYASSDGFPTTGYATHYALPSLSQQEASRYREKTLFWGTVCSFAVSYLLLLIAGTLISTGRHRLRVEVDAGVTVGVVASLFSACSALGMTLYRRDPLSLPYQLLVWVAFISACLLNGILLILVVGNAP; encoded by the exons ATGAAGTTTGGTCAGCATCTTGAGCGGGAATCCGTTCCCGAATGGAGTCTTC ACAACCTCGACTACAACTCGCTCAAGCATGAGATCAAAGTACATACGACCCGCGACCAGGCCACCGCCATGGCCATCCCCGGCCACAAGGACGAGGCTCTGACGCGATTCGAGGATGGACTGTACATGGAGCTTGGTCGACAGCATGAGCGCCTGCATCTTTTCGTCTGCAGCAAGGCCGACGAGATCTCCCGGCGGTTAG AACACCTTGCCAAGAGCATCAACCGATGGGCCTCCAAGCCCCAAGACGAAATGACGGAGGATTCGGCCATTAAGCACCAGAGGAGGTTTGCCAAGTACGAACGGGAGCTGCTTCGTTGCGGAGGCGACATTCAGGCCCTGGAGCGCTTCGTCAAGGCCCAGACTgtcgcgttccgcaaaataACCAAGAAGTACAAG AAATGGACCGGCTCTACGACCCTCGGCACCCGCCTGTACGAGAACATCCTCTCGGACCCCAAGAGTTTTACCCGTCGCGACTTTTCTCCCCTCCAACAACGCTATGACGAAATTACGTGCACTCTTcacgccgccgcccccgTCCTGAGCGAGCCCAGCTCCCCTGAATCCTTGGCCCAATCCTATCGCCGCAACTCACTGGCGGCCTCTTACAACTCCAACGCCTATCCTTCAGAACAGCCGTCTAGCCGGCCTCGCCCCGAATTTGATGTCTTGCCGCCTCCCCAAATACCAGAGCGGGTCAAGTACTGGAACGAATATGACGACGGCAGCGAATGCGcaggcgatgatgatggataTGCAATTTATATTAACCCAGACGACGATACAAGCTTTCCGGGATTCGACTATTTACACACTATCTTCAAGGGCCCCCTCGAAAAGGCCAAGCGTTGGTTCAAACCCAACCGGCATGGAGAGCGACAGTCCCTCCTTGGTGCCAACCACTCGCCGAACCAGTACTCCAGTACCGCTTTCAACAGCGAATCCGACGAGGAAGGGGGATACGCCAGCTCGGACGGGTTCCCTACGACTGGTTATGCTACCCACTACGCCCTCCCCAGCCTCAGTCAACAGGAGGCGAGCCGATATCGCGAAAAGACCTTGTTCTGGGGCACCGTCTGCTCCTTCGCCGTATCCTATCTCCTACTCCTCATCGCCGGCACCCTTATCTCTACGGGCCGACACAGGCTTCgtgtcgaggttgatgctGGCGTCACTGTCGGTGTGGTTGCCAGTTTGTTCTCTGCGTGCAGTGCTCTGGGTATGACACTGTATCGACGTGACCCGCTGTCACTCCCTTATCAGCTGTTGGTCTGGGTCGCCTTTATCTCGGCCTGTCTCCTCAACGGCATCCTGCTGATTCTTGTCGTGGGGAACGCCCCCTGA
- a CDS encoding Zn(2)-C6 fungal-type domain-containing protein — protein sequence MSRSVSSSRGSESPMEPERAHRACEKCTRTKKKCDKALPACSRCTRLTTTCSYDFIYTAPTTAVVDPGYLLGSKDTYGPGVFDPAFDVSSTMIMSLLSSRNIAWREATERYFQTMNPWLSVVHPELFALRADAIGSGSGSGAGPSSAADAGPRDPAVALLIVCMQLVSQYDDEAAAASTSVNEGKDMMEMPAYRAAKRVLSVLRGLSAPSIELVQCTILLALFEFGHGDVLRAYVTIGDANTMALALRISPGKYIEAEQDAHVPYDEEERRCVYWSLLVLDRLIHVDCSLTRMPLQVPSPAADDLLPTTNLVWNNQSQQPARVIQRHPASVAPSVPLGPFQRNCQCAMLYSKAFSPSQPGSADALLDDFVELDISTRALVEAMVMQQSRWGDFYECFATCTCLLLFLYCRQLRAANTMSAATPFSPSAAADDIAPKAIAGLNFTIRIIADTTTDLNDQLARRPHLLGPCSPVTPYSAFHCLMVLSHFEHLIPEADTRFHNIYSSLHFFAKRWGVAGQLVRKVELFLAEADGAQWCFLNE from the exons ATGTCTCGCTCCGTGTCTTCTTCACGGGGCTCCGAATCTCCAATGGAGCCCGAACGTGCTCATCGAGCCTGTGAAAAGTGCACTCGCACCAAAAAGAAGTGCGACAAGGCATTACCTGCATGCTCCCGTTGTACCAG GCTCACCACCACGTGCTCCTATGATTTCATCTACACGGCACCGACAACCGCCGTCGTAGACCCGGGTTATCTCCTGGGATCCAAGGATACCTACGGTCCTGGTGTCTTTGACCCGGCCTTTGATGTATCCAGCACCATGATCATGTCGCTTCTGTCCTCGCGCAACATTGCTTGGCGCGAGGCCACTGAGCGTTACTTTCAGACCATGAACCCCTGGCTCTCTGTCGTCCACCCGGAGCTCTTCGCTTTGCGCGCTGATGCCATTGGTTCCGGCTCCGGTTCCGGGGCTGGCCCGAGCTCCGCCGCCGATGCGGGACCCCGGGACCCGGCCGTCGCCCTCCTCATTGTCTGCATGCAGCTCGTCTCTCAgtacgacgacgaggccgcTGCTGCCAGTACCAGCGTCAATGAAGGCAAGGATATGATGGAGATGCCTGCCTACCGCGCCGCAAAGCGCGTCCTCAGCGTCCTGCGTGGCCTTTCTGCTCCTAGCATCGAGCTTGTCCAGTGCACCATCCTGCTCGCCCTTTTCGAGTTTGGCCACGGCGACGTGCTGCGAGCCTATGTCACCATCGGCGATGCAAACACCATGGCTCTTGCCTTGCGCATCAGTCCCGGAAAGTACATCGAGGCTGAGCAGGACGCCCATGTCCCctacgatgaggaggagcgtCGCTGTGTTTACTGGAGCCTCCTCGTGCTCGACCGTCTCATCCACGTCGACTGCTCCCTCACCCGCATGCCGCTGCAGGTGCCCTCTCCTGCTGCTGATGATCTTCTCCCGACGACCAACCTCGTCTGGAATAATCAAAGCCAGCAGCCTGCTCGCGTCATTCAGCGCCACCCCGCGAGTGTTGCGCCCTCGGTGCCCCTGGGCCCCTTCCAGAGGAATTGCCAGTGCGCCATGCTCTATTCCAAGGCCTTCTcccccagccagccaggtTCCGCTGATGCCCTACTCGATGACTTTGTTGAGCTCGACATCTCAACTCGCgccctcgtcgaggccatggtcATGCAGCAATCTCGCTGGGGAGACTTTTATGAGTGCTTTGCGACCTGTACCTG cctcctcctcttcctttaTTGTCGCCAGCTGCGTGCCGCCAACACCATGTCCGCCGCCACCCCCTTTTCTCCTTCTGCGGCTGCAGACGACATCGCCCCTAAGGCCATCGCTGGCCTCAACTTCACCATCCGTATCATCGCCGACACCACGACCGATCTCAACGACCAGCTCGCCCGCCGCCCGCACCTCCTAGGCCCCTGTTCTCCTGTCACTCCTTACTCGGCTTTCCACTGTCTCATGGTCCTCAGCCACTTTGAGCATCTCATCCCAGAGGCTGACACCAGGTTCCACAACATCTATTCGTCGTTGCACTTTTTTGCCAAGAGATGGGGCGTTGCAG GACAACTTGTCAGAAAGGTCGAGCTATTCCTCGCAGAAGCCGATGGCGCTCAGTGGTGCTTCCTGAATGAGTGA